In the genome of Nerophis lumbriciformis linkage group LG32, RoL_Nlum_v2.1, whole genome shotgun sequence, one region contains:
- the LOC133574564 gene encoding UPF0729 protein C18orf32 homolog translates to MVCIPCIVIPVLLWVYKRFLEPILYPFISPIINTFWTKKAVQESGTGDSNVGEKCNGTSKVLEHNGEATANESTVQEDKKTN, encoded by the exons ATGGTTTGCATCCCCTGTATTGTCATTCCTGTTCTGTTGTGGGTCTACAAGAGGTTCCTGGAGCCCATCCTTTATCCTTTTATTTCCCCAATAATCAACACATTCTGGACCAAAAAAGCAGTGCAAGAATCAGGGACCGGGGACTCAAATGTTGGTGAAAAGTGTAATGGGACTTCCAAAGTG CTTGAGCACAATGGAGAGGCCACTGCCAATGAATCGACTGTACAGGAAGATAAGAAGACGAACTGA
- the rad1 gene encoding cell cycle checkpoint protein RAD1, translated as MPLLTQSQGDNAVYVLTASLDNARNLSNILKAIAFKDHAIFTATPNGLKVTVEDSKCLQANAFIQAEIFQEFTIKEDLVGFQLNLAVLLDCLNIFGGSTVPGGVSTALRMCYRGYGYPLTLFLEEGGVVTVCKINTQEPEEPIDFEFCSSNVTNKVILLSESLKEAFSELDMTSEVLQITMSPSQPYFRLSTFGNSGNAHYDYPKDSDMMELFHCSQTQTNRYKMALLKPSTKALALSCKVSVRTDSRGFLSLQYLVRNDDGQICFVEYYCCPDEEVE; from the exons ATGCCACTATTGACACAATCGCAGGGTGATAATGCCGTTTACGTGTTGACTGCCAGTTTGGACAACGCTCGCAATTTGTCCAACATCCTGAAAGCCATTGCTTTTAAAGACCACGCCATCTTCACTGCCACCCCCAACGGGCTAAAAGTTACTGTGGAGGATTCTAAGTGTCTTCAGGCCAATGCCTTTATCCAG GCTGAAATCTTCCAGGAGTTCACCATCAAGGAAGATCTGGTTGGATTTCAGCTGAACCTCGCTGTTCTGTTAGATTGCCTTAATATCTTTGGAGGAAGCACAGTACCGGGTG GCGTGTCAACTGCCCTGCGAATGTGCTACAGAGGCTACGGTTACCCTCTGACCCTGTTCTTGGAGGAGGGCGGTGTGGTGACAGTTTGCAAGATCAACACACAAGAACCCGAGGAGCCTATTGACTTTGAGTTCTGCAGCAGCAATGTCACAAACAAG GTAATCCTGCTGTCTGAAAGTCTGAAGGAGGCATTTTCTGAACTGGACATGACCAGCGAGGTGCTCCAGATCACCATGTCCCCCAGCCAGCCTTATTTTCG GCTCTCAACTTTTGGCAACTCTGGGAATGCTCATTATGATTATCCTAAAGACTCTGACATGATGGAGCTGTTCCATTGCTCCCAGACGCAAACCAACAG ATACAAGATGGCTTTGCTGAAACCGTCCACCAAAGCTTTGGCTCTGTCCTGCAAAGTGTCAGTGAGGACCGACAGCCGGGGTTTCCTGTCGCTGCAGTACCTGGTCCGGAATGACGACGGGCAGATCTGCTTTGTCGAGTATTATTGTTGTCCCGATGAAGAGGTGGAATAG
- the bxdc2 gene encoding ribosome biogenesis protein BRX1 homolog, with protein MSAPKRKRGGQHVGGKKAKQLKMSAEGGNPPSETPQETTNVIIVPAPVSMGKWTNKERVLIFSSRGIDFRTRHLMQDLRSIMPHSKADTKMDRKDKLFVINEVCEIKNCNKCLFFEAKKKQDLYMWISNSPHGPSAKFLVQNIHTLAELKMTGNCLKGSRPLLSFDPKFDQEAHYALLKELFIQTFSTPRYHPKSQPFVDHVFTFTIADNRIWFRNYQIMEEDASLVEIGPRFVLNLIKIFQGSFGGPTLFENAGFKSPNMQRREIRLAAAARVREKQMVKELQKIKRDQAKPGISTDITDDVFDTPAEKKPVQIETEPAGAKVEKKKNKKVFKRTRKQMMSR; from the exons atgtcggcTCCTAAGCGAAAACGTGGGGGACAACATGTCGGTGGGAAAAAGGCAAAACAACTCAAAATGTCCGCGGAGGGAGGAAACCCACCGAGTGAAACCCCACAGGAAACAACGAATGTTATCATCGTCCCAGCACCGGTGTCTATG GGCAAATGGACCAACAAGGAAAGAGTTCTCATATTTTCTTCCAGAGGCATAGACTTCAGAACAAGACATTTAATGCAAGACCTGAGGAGCATCATGCCACATTCTAAAGCAG ATACAAAAATGGACAGGAAGGACAAGCTGTTTGTGATTAATGAA GTGTGCGAAATCAAAAACTGCAACAAGTGCCTCTTTTTTGAAGCCAAGAAGAAACAGGACCTTTATATGTG GATTTCAAACAGCCCTCATGGACCCTCTGCAAAATTCCTGGTTCAGAATA TACATACACTGGCTGAGCTCAAGATGACAGGAAACTGCCTGAAAGGATCCAGGCCGCTGCTGTCGTTTGATCCG AAATTTGACCAGGAGGCCCACTATGCTTTGCTAAAAGAGCTTTTCATCCAG ACTTTTTCTACACCACGCTATCACCCCAAGAGTCAGCCCTTTGTGGACCATGTCTTCACTTTCACCATTGCAGACAACAGGATTTGGTTCAGAAACTACCAG ATCATGGAGGAAGATGCCTCGCTCGTTGAAATCGGACCTCGCTTTGTCCTCAACCTCATCAAGATCTTCCAGGGCAGCTTCGGCGGACCCACGCTCTTTGAGAATGCAGGCTTTAAGTCTCCAAACATG CAACGGCGAGAGATTCGTCTGGCGGCGGCGGCCAGGGTGCGCGAGAAGCAGATGGTGAAGGAGCTGCAAAAAATAAAGAGGGACCAAGCTAAGCCGGGCATCAGTACAGACATCACGGATGATGTCTTCGACACACCGGCGGAGAAGAAACCCGTTCAGATTGAGACGGAGCCGGCAGGGGCAAAAGtcgaaaagaaaaagaataagaAGGTGTTCAAAAGGACGAGGAAGCAAATGATGAGCAGGTAA